The DNA window GCCGTGGTGGCCAGCTTGTAGAGCAGCGCGGGGTTGGACAGCACGTCCTCGCCGACCAGCTTGTGCGCCAGGCGCGACATGTACTGCTGCTGGTTCGAGATGCGCGCGAGGTCGCTGCCGTTCTCGAGTCCGTGGCGCGTCCGCAGGAACTGCAGGGCGTCGATGCCCTGCACGTTGCGCATGCCGGCGGGCCAGTCGATGCCGGTGTAGGAGTCGCGGATGCCGCCGTTGCCGATGCAGACCTCGACACCGCCGATCGCGTCGGTGATGTTGATGACGCCGCCGAAATTGACCTTCGCGGCGAACGGGATGCTGAGACCGCTGAGCTCGGACACGGTCTTCACGGCGCACGACAGCCCGCCGTACGTGAAGGCGGAGTTGATCTGGCCCTTGCTGATGCCGCCGGCCTCGGAGCCGTCGGCGTTCGTGCAGACGGGGATCTCGGTCATGAGGTCGCGGGGGAAGGAGATGACCGTCACGCGCCGCGGGTTGTCGGAGATGTGGACGAGCAGGTTGACGTCGTTCAGCTCGCCACCCGCGTCGGCGCCGGTGCAGCGGTCGCCGAAGTAGTCGGCGAATTCGGGCAGGCATTCGTCGGTGCCGGCGATGAAGAGGTTGACTCCGCCTTCGATCGCGCCGATGTCGGGCGGAACGGAATCCTGACCCTCGAGCGCGACGGCCTCGTCGGTGAAGCTGGCGGTGAGGTCGTAGGCCGCGTAGGCGGTGACGCCTGCACCCGCGACGAGGACGACGGCGAGCATGACGCCGAGGAGCTTCAGCAGCTGGCCGAACGGGCTCGGCGAGGTGAGCGCACCGTGGCGCGCGACCGTGCGGCGGCCGCGCGGTGCGGGCGGGTTCGTCGGGCTCACTCGTGTCCTCTCGGCAGAACGTCTACGGGCACGATCGGGGCACACTCCTCGCCAGGGCGGAGGGTGTGGGATTCGAACCCACGGGACATTGCTGCCCACTGGTTTTCAAGACCAGGTCCATCGGCCGCTCGGACAACCCTCCCGGCGGAGCGCCCCGAGCGGGGGCGTCATCCGTCGACAGAGGCCGAGTCTAGTAGACGGGCCATCGCGACCATTGTCGCGAACACGGCTGAGGAGGTGCTGAACGACCCGCGGGGTCAGAGGGTGCGGAGCACCGCGGCGACGCCACCCTCCGTCACCGACGTGGTGCGCTCGCCCGCGGCATCCCGCACCTCCTGCGGACCCTGCGCCATGGCGACCGCGCGCCCGCCGTGCGACAGCGCCCATGCGAACATGCCCATGTCGTTGCGGCCGTCGCCGAACACGATCACCCGCTCGGGCGGCACCCCGAGCAGCCCGCGCACCCGTTCGAGCGCGGTGCCCTTGTCGACGCCCATGGGGGCGATGTCGAGCCAGGCGGTCCAGCCGATGGCGTACGAGACCTGGTTGAGCCCGATGTCGCCCACGAGTGCGAGGAAGTCCTCCTCGCTGTGGTCGGGCGCGACGACGACGACTCTGCTGACCGGATGCTGCGCCAGCTCCTCGAACGCGACCTCGCGTGCCTCGGAGAGGTTCCAGTCGTGCATCGACTCGGTGTAGAGGCGCACCCCGTCCTCGAGCTCGACCATGAAGTGCGCCTCGGGCAGGTGCGTGCGCAGCAGCTCGAGCACCGTGCGCGGGTCGAAGGTCTCGGTGTGGAACCGGACGTAGGACGCGGCGCCGGCGGCATCCGTCTGCCGCTTCAGCACGACCGCGCCGTTCGAGCACACGACGTACTCGGGCTCGATCTCGAGCAGCCGCTGGATGTGCTGCGTGCCGCTCCAGCTGCGCCCGGTGGCGAGCATGACCTCGTGGCCTGCGGCGTGCGCGGCGGCCACGGCGTCGATGATGCCGGGGCTCAGCGTCTCGTCCTCGAGGAGGACGGTGCCGTCGATGTCGAGGGCGATGAGCATGCGCTCCGCGGCGCCGGGAGCCGCGGCACCCTGGGCGATCTCCTCCACCAGCTCCGCGGCATCCTCCTGCGGGGAGACGTCGATCGTTCCGGTGTCGGGCATGCCGGCATCGTCGGGGGTCACGCGATGGGCTCCAGCACGTCGAGTCCGCCGAGGA is part of the Microbacterium lemovicicum genome and encodes:
- a CDS encoding LCP family protein, which encodes MSPTNPPAPRGRRTVARHGALTSPSPFGQLLKLLGVMLAVVLVAGAGVTAYAAYDLTASFTDEAVALEGQDSVPPDIGAIEGGVNLFIAGTDECLPEFADYFGDRCTGADAGGELNDVNLLVHISDNPRRVTVISFPRDLMTEIPVCTNADGSEAGGISKGQINSAFTYGGLSCAVKTVSELSGLSIPFAAKVNFGGVINITDAIGGVEVCIGNGGIRDSYTGIDWPAGMRNVQGIDALQFLRTRHGLENGSDLARISNQQQYMSRLAHKLVGEDVLSNPALLYKLATTAVENVTPSQSLANPLTLVQIALAVKSVPFDEIVFLQYPVYDDPSDSNRVVPNYEAADQLWAALAANQPIVPTSDPDSTGGVIAADPGTEVTPAPVESADPGATPAPSESAVELNSSIPGTTAAQATCSAGNLRADG
- a CDS encoding HAD family hydrolase, with amino-acid sequence MPDTGTIDVSPQEDAAELVEEIAQGAAAPGAAERMLIALDIDGTVLLEDETLSPGIIDAVAAAHAAGHEVMLATGRSWSGTQHIQRLLEIEPEYVVCSNGAVVLKRQTDAAGAASYVRFHTETFDPRTVLELLRTHLPEAHFMVELEDGVRLYTESMHDWNLSEAREVAFEELAQHPVSRVVVVAPDHSEEDFLALVGDIGLNQVSYAIGWTAWLDIAPMGVDKGTALERVRGLLGVPPERVIVFGDGRNDMGMFAWALSHGGRAVAMAQGPQEVRDAAGERTTSVTEGGVAAVLRTL